One Candidatus Atribacteria bacterium genomic region harbors:
- a CDS encoding 30S ribosomal protein S21 has product MAKIKVKDNEEMDHALRRFKKECQKSGIISDLRRHEYYEKPSVRRKKKALAAQRKQKKRGRF; this is encoded by the coding sequence ATGGCCAAAATAAAAGTTAAAGATAACGAAGAAATGGATCACGCACTTAGGAGATTTAAAAAGGAATGCCAAAAGAGTGGGATAATATCCGATCTTCGGCGTCATGAATACTATGAGAAACCAAGCGTAAGAAGGAAAAAGAAAGCGCTTGCTGCTCAAAGAAAACAAAAAAAAAGAGGTAGATTTTAG